The proteins below come from a single Sphingomonas carotinifaciens genomic window:
- the cobI gene encoding precorrin-2 C(20)-methyltransferase — MSGTIRGVGLGPGAPDLMSVRADRLIRSSRHIAFFRKAGRTGHARTIVQGMLRDDAVEHAMEYPVTTEIAVADPRYNACLAAFYAQWTEKLADLAATGEDVVVLCEGDPFFYGSFMHLYTRLSGRVGVEVVPGITGMSGAWTASGAPITWGDDVLTIAMATLPEEELTRRIRDTDALVVMKIGRHLAKLRRALAAAGRADQAWLVEHAAMAGERVTRLCDAPATAPYFSIALIHGQGRRP; from the coding sequence ATGAGCGGCACCATCCGGGGGGTCGGCCTCGGCCCCGGCGCGCCCGACCTGATGAGCGTGCGCGCCGACCGGCTGATCCGCAGCAGCCGTCACATCGCCTTTTTCCGCAAGGCCGGTCGCACCGGCCATGCCCGCACCATCGTGCAGGGCATGCTGCGTGACGATGCGGTAGAACACGCGATGGAATATCCCGTCACCACCGAGATCGCGGTGGCCGATCCGCGCTACAATGCCTGCCTCGCCGCCTTCTACGCGCAGTGGACGGAAAAGCTGGCGGACCTCGCCGCCACCGGCGAGGATGTCGTGGTGCTGTGCGAGGGCGATCCCTTCTTCTACGGCTCGTTCATGCATCTCTACACCCGGCTGTCCGGTCGCGTGGGGGTGGAGGTCGTGCCCGGCATCACCGGCATGTCCGGCGCCTGGACCGCCAGCGGCGCGCCGATCACCTGGGGCGACGATGTGCTGACGATCGCAATGGCGACCCTGCCGGAGGAGGAGCTCACCCGCCGCATCCGCGATACCGACGCACTGGTCGTGATGAAGATCGGTCGACACCTCGCCAAGCTGCGCCGCGCGCTGGCCGCCGCCGGTCGCGCGGATCAGGCATGGCTGGTCGAACATGCCGCGATGGCGGGCGAACGCGTCACCCGCCTGTGCGACGCGCCCGCCACCGCACCCTATTTCTCGATCGCGCTGATCCACGGTCAGGGGCGCCGCCCATGA
- a CDS encoding precorrin-8X methylmutase, with translation MPHSYETDGAAIYRQSFATIRREADLARFPAEEEPVAVRMIHAAGMVELADHIRFTPGFAAAARAALAAGAPILCDAHMVSEGVTRARLPADNAVLCTLRDPAVPDLARTMGTTRSAAALELWRPHLAGALVAIGNAPTALFHLLNMLEDPACPRPAAIIGCPVGFVGAVESKEALLAAPPVPSVTVAGRLGGSAITVAAINALASRAE, from the coding sequence ATGCCCCACTCTTACGAAACCGATGGCGCCGCCATCTATCGCCAGTCCTTCGCCACCATCCGGCGCGAGGCCGATCTGGCGCGCTTCCCGGCGGAGGAAGAGCCCGTCGCCGTCCGCATGATCCACGCCGCCGGCATGGTCGAACTGGCCGACCATATCCGCTTCACCCCCGGCTTCGCCGCCGCCGCACGAGCCGCGCTGGCGGCGGGCGCGCCGATCCTGTGCGACGCGCACATGGTCAGCGAGGGGGTGACCCGCGCCCGCCTGCCCGCCGACAACGCCGTTCTCTGCACGCTGCGCGATCCTGCCGTTCCCGATCTGGCGCGGACGATGGGCACCACCCGCTCCGCCGCCGCGCTGGAATTGTGGCGCCCGCATCTCGCCGGGGCGCTGGTCGCGATCGGCAACGCCCCCACCGCGCTTTTCCACCTGCTCAACATGCTGGAGGACCCCGCCTGCCCCCGCCCCGCCGCCATCATCGGCTGCCCGGTCGGCTTTGTCGGCGCGGTGGAATCGAAGGAGGCGCTGCTCGCCGCGCCGCCGGTGCCGTCCGTCACGGTCGCCGGCCGACTGGGCGGCAGCGCGATCACCGTCGCGGCGATCAACGCATTGGCGAGCCGCGCGGAATGA
- a CDS encoding cobalamin biosynthesis protein CobG produces the protein MIRGWCPDAWRPMMAGDGLLVRIRPRLSRLTGTQARALAQAAQTHGNGMIDLTNRANLQLRGVTEAGWPALLSDLQHHHLVDADPAMEARRTILTAPDWQAGDDTHAIATALLGRLPDLPDLPPKMGFAIDAGPAPILTRTPADFRIERASDGALLLRAEGRATGCTITANEAPDALIALARWFLATGGVQARRMARHAVPLPGWATGPHAPAPTRAIPQPAPAVRGIPFGRTDAATLAAFLHASGAEALRLTPWRRMLVEGGTDAPGFLTAPSPLMDVDACPGAPACPQASVETRALATRLAPLVPGTLHVSACAKHCARAHPADIVLTGRDGRFDLAHPPRSGLSPDQVLALFGPQ, from the coding sequence ATGATCCGCGGCTGGTGCCCCGATGCATGGCGACCGATGATGGCCGGCGACGGCCTGCTCGTCCGCATCCGCCCGCGCCTGTCGCGCCTGACCGGTACGCAAGCGCGCGCGCTGGCACAGGCCGCGCAAACCCACGGCAACGGCATGATCGACCTCACCAACCGTGCCAACCTGCAACTGCGCGGCGTGACCGAGGCGGGCTGGCCCGCCCTCCTGTCCGATCTCCAGCACCACCATCTGGTCGACGCCGACCCTGCGATGGAGGCACGCCGCACCATCCTCACCGCTCCCGACTGGCAGGCGGGCGACGACACCCATGCCATCGCCACCGCACTGCTGGGTCGCCTGCCAGACCTGCCCGACCTGCCGCCCAAGATGGGCTTCGCGATCGACGCCGGCCCCGCCCCGATCCTGACTCGGACGCCCGCCGACTTCCGCATCGAACGCGCGAGTGACGGCGCCCTGCTCCTGCGCGCAGAGGGCCGCGCCACCGGCTGCACGATCACCGCGAACGAAGCCCCCGACGCGCTGATCGCGCTCGCCCGCTGGTTCCTCGCCACCGGCGGTGTGCAGGCCCGCCGCATGGCCCGCCACGCCGTGCCCCTGCCCGGCTGGGCCACCGGGCCGCACGCTCCCGCCCCCACCCGCGCCATTCCGCAACCCGCGCCCGCGGTGCGCGGCATCCCCTTCGGCCGCACCGACGCCGCCACGCTTGCCGCCTTTCTCCACGCCAGCGGTGCGGAGGCACTGCGCCTCACTCCCTGGCGCCGGATGCTGGTCGAGGGTGGCACGGACGCCCCCGGCTTCCTCACCGCCCCCTCGCCGCTGATGGATGTCGATGCCTGCCCCGGCGCGCCTGCCTGTCCGCAGGCCAGCGTGGAAACGCGGGCGCTCGCCACCCGCCTTGCCCCTCTCGTCCCCGGCACGCTCCACGTCTCCGCCTGCGCCAAGCACTGCGCCCGCGCCCACCCGGCCGACATCGTTCTCACCGGCCGCGACGGCCGCTTCGACCTTGCCCACCCACCCCGGTCCGGCCTGTCGCCGGATCAGGTGCTCGCCCTTTTCGGACCCCAGTGA
- the cobN gene encoding cobaltochelatase subunit CobN, whose protein sequence is MHLVFRESHGLEEGAVPRDLGQSPGDLLVLSFSDSDLRAFAAGWQGAGRASLRLANLEQLAHPLSVDTYVERTAVHAKAILIRLIGGPSYWSYGLSQMERIARDHGIALAVLPADGREDVRLDKASTLPVPLLRTLAGLCEQGGPTAAGQALDLLAKAANLPDPFGPSEVEAQAPPPIPPVGAWNPTCPAAFALTAKAPTVLILFYRAYRVADDTAPIAALRTALEDRGFAVLPLYLPSLKAEEAQGWLHRWIAHLAPAAILNATAFSAPLDTGGAPIFQVALATSTHAAWTGAPRGLSPADLAMHVVLPEVDGRLFAGVASFKEDAPHDPALDFAPRRHRPDPERIAAIAARVAARIRLGQTPATRRRTAIILSTYPGKAHQMAHAVGLDAIASTHAILEDIGVPPAPDLAQALATRTIRWPLADYRAALATLPPALRTDLRQSWGEPQGDAFHFPAIAHGNTLIALQPERGRPDTRADDYHDLSRCPSHAYVAFHLWLHARGTDAIIHVGAHGTLEWLPGKAVALSGACWPDALVRDLPVLYPFIVNDPGEAAQAKRRIGAVTLGHAPPPLVRSGTGAGLARLEALLDEFASADGLDPARRDRLRTDITDEAAAAGLAMGPDIARIDAFVCDVKDSQYGDGLHIYGRGPQGQAERAGLLAGLAGAHVSPGPAGSPHRGRSDVLPTGRNLYTIDPRATPSRAAHQQGIRLADELVRRHLQDEGDWLRTLVVDLWGSATMRTAGEEFAMALHLLGVEPVWDHRSTRVTGFEILPLARLDRPRVDVTLRVSGLFRDAFPTLIQLFGQAVRALALRDEPVDRNPFVAGDATPRVYGPAPGRYGVGLGDLGETYTPQARQAAGRAWLAASAHALDAGDAHDPAGIAARVGAAQGFVHVQDLPETDLLLAADYAAHEAGFAAARALTGGSAALYHLDARDPERICTRTLPQEIARVVHARAAHPGWIAGMMRHGFRGAAEIAATLDHLGAFSHLADAVAPELFDRYYEATLADPQVRAFLAAANPQALAAMEARFAALHAAGLWRTRRNSIAAALDTGL, encoded by the coding sequence ATGCATCTCGTCTTTCGCGAGAGCCACGGACTGGAGGAGGGCGCCGTGCCCCGGGATCTGGGGCAAAGCCCCGGCGACCTGCTGGTGCTCTCCTTCTCCGACAGCGACCTGCGTGCCTTTGCCGCCGGCTGGCAGGGGGCGGGGCGCGCCTCGCTGCGCCTCGCCAATCTGGAGCAGCTCGCCCATCCGCTGTCGGTCGACACCTATGTCGAGCGCACCGCGGTACATGCAAAGGCGATCCTGATCCGCCTGATCGGCGGCCCCTCCTATTGGAGCTACGGCCTGTCGCAGATGGAGCGCATCGCGCGCGACCACGGCATCGCGCTCGCCGTCCTCCCCGCCGATGGCCGCGAGGATGTGCGCCTCGACAAGGCCTCCACGCTCCCCGTCCCCCTGCTCCGCACGCTGGCCGGGCTTTGCGAACAAGGCGGCCCCACCGCCGCCGGCCAGGCGCTCGACCTGTTGGCAAAAGCCGCCAACCTCCCCGACCCGTTCGGCCCAAGCGAAGTCGAAGCACAAGCCCCACCTCCCATCCCCCCGGTCGGCGCCTGGAACCCAACCTGCCCCGCCGCCTTCGCGCTCACCGCGAAGGCCCCCACCGTCCTCATCCTCTTCTACCGCGCCTACCGCGTCGCCGACGACACGGCCCCGATCGCCGCGCTGCGGACCGCGCTGGAGGATCGCGGCTTCGCCGTCCTCCCCCTCTATCTCCCCTCCCTGAAAGCCGAGGAAGCACAAGGCTGGCTCCACCGCTGGATCGCGCACCTCGCCCCCGCGGCCATCCTCAACGCCACCGCCTTTTCCGCCCCCCTCGACACAGGGGGCGCGCCGATCTTTCAGGTCGCGCTCGCCACCTCCACCCACGCCGCATGGACCGGGGCCCCCCGCGGCCTTTCCCCCGCCGACCTCGCCATGCACGTCGTCCTGCCCGAGGTCGACGGCCGCCTCTTCGCCGGCGTCGCCAGCTTCAAGGAAGACGCCCCCCACGACCCCGCGCTCGACTTCGCCCCCCGCCGCCACCGCCCCGACCCCGAACGCATCGCCGCCATCGCCGCGCGCGTCGCCGCGCGCATCCGCCTCGGGCAAACCCCCGCCACACGGCGCCGCACCGCGATCATCCTCTCCACCTATCCCGGCAAGGCGCACCAGATGGCGCACGCCGTCGGCCTCGACGCCATCGCCTCCACCCACGCCATCCTCGAAGACATCGGCGTGCCCCCCGCCCCCGATCTGGCGCAGGCCCTCGCCACGCGCACGATTCGCTGGCCGCTTGCCGACTACCGCGCCGCGCTCGCCACGCTCCCCCCCGCGCTGCGCACCGATCTCCGGCAAAGCTGGGGCGAACCGCAAGGCGACGCCTTCCACTTCCCCGCCATCGCCCACGGCAACACCCTGATCGCGCTGCAGCCCGAGCGCGGCCGTCCCGACACCCGCGCCGACGACTATCACGACCTGTCGCGCTGCCCGTCCCATGCCTATGTCGCCTTCCATCTCTGGCTCCACGCCCGCGGCACCGACGCCATCATCCATGTCGGCGCCCACGGCACCCTGGAATGGCTCCCCGGCAAGGCGGTCGCGCTGTCGGGCGCGTGCTGGCCCGACGCGCTGGTCCGCGACCTGCCCGTCCTCTACCCCTTCATCGTCAACGATCCGGGCGAGGCCGCGCAGGCCAAGCGCCGCATCGGCGCCGTCACCCTGGGCCACGCGCCCCCGCCGCTGGTCCGCAGCGGCACCGGCGCCGGCCTCGCCCGGCTGGAGGCGCTGCTCGACGAATTCGCCAGCGCCGACGGCCTCGACCCCGCCCGCCGGGACCGGCTGCGCACCGACATCACCGACGAAGCCGCCGCCGCCGGCCTCGCCATGGGCCCCGACATCGCGCGCATCGACGCGTTCGTCTGCGACGTGAAGGACAGCCAATATGGCGACGGCCTGCACATCTATGGCCGCGGTCCGCAAGGACAGGCCGAGCGCGCCGGCCTGCTCGCCGGGCTGGCCGGCGCCCATGTTTCCCCCGGCCCCGCCGGCTCGCCCCATCGCGGGCGCAGCGACGTGCTGCCCACCGGCCGCAACCTTTACACCATCGACCCGCGCGCCACCCCCTCGCGCGCCGCGCACCAGCAGGGCATCCGCCTCGCCGACGAACTCGTCCGCCGCCATCTCCAGGACGAGGGCGACTGGCTGCGCACCCTGGTGGTCGATCTCTGGGGCTCCGCCACGATGCGCACCGCGGGCGAGGAGTTCGCCATGGCGCTCCACCTGCTCGGCGTCGAGCCGGTATGGGACCACCGCTCCACCCGCGTCACCGGCTTCGAGATCCTGCCCCTCGCCCGGCTCGACCGCCCCCGCGTCGACGTCACGCTGCGCGTCTCCGGCCTGTTCCGCGACGCCTTTCCCACCCTGATCCAGCTCTTCGGCCAAGCCGTCCGCGCGCTCGCCCTTCGCGACGAACCCGTCGACCGCAACCCCTTCGTCGCCGGCGACGCAACCCCCCGCGTCTACGGCCCCGCCCCCGGACGCTACGGCGTCGGCCTCGGCGACCTTGGCGAGACCTACACGCCGCAGGCCCGGCAAGCCGCCGGCCGCGCCTGGCTCGCCGCCTCCGCCCATGCCCTCGACGCCGGCGATGCCCACGATCCCGCCGGCATCGCCGCGCGGGTCGGTGCCGCGCAAGGCTTCGTCCACGTCCAGGACCTGCCCGAAACCGACCTGCTGCTCGCCGCCGACTATGCCGCGCACGAAGCCGGCTTCGCCGCCGCCCGGGCGCTCACCGGCGGATCGGCCGCGCTCTACCATCTCGACGCGCGCGACCCCGAGCGCATCTGCACCCGCACGCTGCCGCAGGAGATCGCCCGCGTCGTCCATGCCCGCGCCGCGCATCCCGGCTGGATCGCGGGCATGATGCGCCACGGCTTTCGCGGTGCCGCCGAGATCGCCGCCACGCTCGACCATCTCGGCGCCTTTTCGCACCTGGCGGACGCCGTCGCCCCCGAACTGTTCGACCGTTATTACGAAGCGACGCTCGCCGACCCGCAGGTCCGCGCCTTTCTCGCCGCCGCCAATCCGCAGGCCCTCGCCGCGATGGAGGCGCGTTTCGCCGCCCTCCACGCCGCCGGTCTGTGGCGCACCCGCCGCAACTCGATCGCCGCCGCCCTGGACACGGGGCTATGA
- the cobW gene encoding cobalamin biosynthesis protein CobW, protein MPDLSPDLSKVPVTIVTGFLGAGKTTLISHLIRAANGRRLAVVVNEFGTLGVDGDILKGCAIPDCPAENIVELANGCICCTVADDFVPTVEALLALDPRPDHILIETSGLALPKPLLKAFDWPAIRSRITVDGVIALADAEAVAAGRFASDLAAVDAQRAADPSLDHETPLAEVFEDQLACADLVLLTKADLAGPDGLAAARAVIAAQAPRPLPVVELTDGIIDPRVVLGLGAAAEDDIAARPSHHDGADDHEHEDFDSIVVDLPEIATPDALAARIEALAASHDILRVKGYAAVSGKPMRLLVQAVGGRVRTQYDRPWRADEARATRLVVIAEHDRIDPPAIRTALAG, encoded by the coding sequence ATGCCGGATCTTTCCCCGGATCTATCCAAAGTCCCCGTCACCATCGTCACCGGCTTTCTGGGGGCGGGCAAGACGACGCTGATCAGCCACCTGATCCGCGCCGCGAACGGCCGCCGCCTCGCGGTCGTGGTCAATGAATTCGGCACGCTCGGCGTCGACGGCGACATCTTGAAGGGGTGCGCCATTCCCGATTGCCCGGCGGAAAACATCGTCGAGCTGGCAAACGGCTGCATCTGCTGCACCGTCGCCGACGATTTCGTGCCAACCGTCGAAGCCTTGCTCGCGCTCGACCCACGCCCCGATCACATCCTGATCGAAACCTCCGGCCTCGCGCTGCCCAAGCCGCTCCTGAAAGCATTCGACTGGCCCGCGATCCGCTCGCGCATCACCGTCGACGGCGTCATCGCGCTGGCGGATGCGGAGGCGGTCGCCGCCGGCCGTTTCGCATCCGATCTCGCCGCGGTCGATGCGCAGCGCGCCGCCGACCCCAGCCTCGACCATGAAACCCCGCTGGCCGAGGTGTTCGAGGACCAGCTCGCCTGCGCCGATCTCGTGCTGCTCACCAAGGCCGATCTGGCGGGGCCGGACGGCCTCGCCGCCGCCCGCGCCGTCATCGCCGCGCAGGCGCCGCGCCCGCTGCCCGTGGTCGAGCTGACCGACGGCATCATCGATCCGCGGGTCGTGCTGGGCCTCGGCGCCGCCGCCGAGGACGACATCGCCGCCCGCCCCTCGCATCATGACGGTGCCGACGATCACGAGCATGAGGATTTCGACAGCATCGTCGTCGATCTGCCCGAAATCGCCACGCCCGACGCGCTCGCCGCCCGGATCGAGGCGCTGGCCGCCTCGCACGACATCCTGCGCGTGAAGGGCTATGCCGCGGTGTCGGGCAAGCCGATGCGCCTGCTCGTCCAGGCGGTCGGCGGCCGCGTCCGCACGCAATATGACCGGCCGTGGCGCGCGGACGAGGCGCGCGCCACCCGCCTCGTCGTCATCGCCGAGCATGACCGCATCGACCCGCCCGCGATACGGACCGCGCTGGCGGGCTGA
- a CDS encoding HoxN/HupN/NixA family nickel/cobalt transporter, giving the protein MTLSDSPLKRRIAALFALLILANLACWAWALALARHDALLLGTAALAWGLGLRHAVDADHIAAIDNVTRKLMQDGQRPVAVGFWFALGHSAIVLVAAVAVALTANALARFEAFGQVGGVVATGISATFLFAIAAMNLLILRSVWASFRHVRAGGIYEEADLDMLTAARGPLSRLFRPMFRLVTKSWHMAPLGLLFGLGFDTATEVAILGLSAAQAADGMSIATILVLPALFAAGMALVDTADGVVMLGAYRWAFVKPIRKLYYNITITLVSAIVAIAIGGIETLALIADKLELRGGVWTLATDLGGSFNGLGFAIVGLFVACWLVSFAIYRWKRFDDTPVVGPAPAR; this is encoded by the coding sequence ATGACCCTGTCCGATTCCCCCCTGAAACGCCGCATCGCCGCGCTGTTCGCGCTGCTGATCCTCGCCAATCTCGCCTGCTGGGCCTGGGCGCTTGCGCTCGCCCGCCACGATGCGCTGCTGCTCGGCACCGCCGCGCTCGCCTGGGGGCTGGGCCTGCGCCACGCGGTCGATGCCGACCATATCGCCGCGATCGACAACGTCACCCGCAAGCTGATGCAGGACGGCCAGCGCCCGGTCGCCGTCGGCTTCTGGTTCGCGCTCGGCCATTCCGCCATCGTGCTGGTCGCCGCCGTCGCGGTCGCGCTGACCGCCAACGCGCTCGCCCGATTCGAGGCGTTCGGACAGGTCGGCGGCGTCGTCGCCACCGGCATCTCCGCGACCTTCCTGTTCGCCATCGCCGCGATGAACCTCCTGATCCTGCGCTCGGTCTGGGCCAGCTTCCGCCACGTCCGCGCCGGCGGCATCTATGAAGAGGCCGATCTCGACATGCTCACCGCCGCGCGCGGACCGTTGTCGCGGCTGTTCCGGCCAATGTTCCGGCTGGTCACCAAAAGCTGGCACATGGCGCCGCTCGGCCTGTTGTTCGGGCTCGGCTTCGACACCGCGACCGAGGTCGCGATCCTGGGGCTTTCCGCCGCACAGGCCGCCGATGGCATGAGCATCGCCACCATCCTCGTCCTGCCCGCCCTGTTCGCCGCCGGCATGGCGCTGGTCGACACCGCGGACGGGGTGGTGATGCTCGGCGCCTATCGCTGGGCGTTCGTGAAGCCGATCAGAAAACTCTACTACAACATCACCATCACCCTCGTCTCCGCGATCGTCGCCATCGCGATCGGCGGGATCGAGACGCTGGCCCTGATCGCCGACAAGCTGGAGCTTCGCGGCGGCGTGTGGACGCTGGCCACCGATCTCGGCGGCAGCTTCAACGGCTTGGGCTTCGCGATCGTCGGCCTGTTCGTTGCCTGCTGGCTGGTCAGCTTCGCCATCTACCGGTGGAAGCGCTTCGACGACACGCCTGTTGTCGGCCCCGCACCCGCCCGCTAA